The stretch of DNA TAATTGACCGGTTTCCTTAAGCATGCAACAGTTAAGTACATTCCAGCAAGAGCAATTCCATGCACAAAACACATGTATAATTCCATATGAGGTATTCCGAATATTAATGATAATAAGTATTTGAATATAGTTGCAGGACACATAATCCCAACAAGTTTTAGGAGAACTATAATCCTCACGGCAAATGTCGCAGCGCGCGTGATCAAGCTAGTATTAGGAGAATTTTAGCCCTCACAACAATAAGCTCACACATATACACTATATTCTTCACTGCGTTGATTTTGTAAGCTACAGCCTTGATGCTAAACCACCACCCAGCTTCTGCAGAAACTTCTGGTCAACCTCTTGAGGTGACATGATCTGAATGGACTTGATGCTGATCACAAACTCCCTGCAGCATCCATGTCAAAAATGTCAGGGTACCCAACCAATAGAATCTTTACCGAAAAAATAATAGAATCTTTCATCATATGTCATATGAACAGTAAAAGAAAAAAGGGCAGTCTCCTAAACTTCCCTTTTAAGGAAATATGCACACATTTGTGTTTCAGTTGTATCAACTGCTGACATTTTAACAGCTTCCAGTTTCTCGGGGAATATTTGAGATCAGGAATCTTGAGAAGTTCATATTGCCATAGGCAGAAAGTTAACGGTGGACTTACTCCCATGGGCCATCACCGAGAAGTAGGAAGTCACCCTCATCATCCTGGTAGAGACACGTCCAACCTTTAGTCTGTCGTTCTTCGAGTTGCCCTTCGATGCCAAACATGTGGGCCAAAGCTTGATATAATTCTCCGTATTCAGAGAACCTACCGATGTCAATGGAGCGGCCTATAGCCCCACCCACGTTTGTGGACCTAAAAAACATAGGTTAAGATAACATGCAGAAGAATGAATGAACACAACAAAGAAAGCATATGGTCAAGAGATCACGGCTCATTAATAGAACAATACCCATGTTTGGCATCATAGGCATAATATCCAACTGTCTAAAGCTAATAGAACAATACCCATGCAACAATGTTTAAGAAGGACACTACACTATCATTTGGCTGAGCTAAATTCACCCATACCCGCTCTCATTTAAATGGTTTGGGCCAGGTCAACAGTTGGCGTGGCCCGAAGATGAATGGACCACCACCACAAATTGAAGATCTTCATAGGAGTAAGGATATTATGCCTAAATACTTGCCTATATCTGACCATACATACAACCGTCATCTTACTACATATCCTGATAGTCCTTATATGATGGATATTAGAAAATTACAGTTCcaaacttttttttttgcgggggcacAGTTACAAACTTTGATAACTAGCCAGAGCATAACTTAGTTTTGACATGATGATTATGTGCATAAATATGTCCTGATAGTCCTTATATGATGGATATCTATTCTAACATTTGGAGGAGGCTCTGCTTCATAATAAATCAGCATTACAGTGCAGTGGTCAGAAATGCACTTCTGTTTCTCAGTAATGCCTCACAAATTACTCATTATGCATTAGGAAACATACACTGCTTGAAAAAACATATTGTCTAGAGGAAAGAGCAAACCTTAATGAGTGGCATCCTCTGGCAAAGGGGCAAGGCGCCGAGAATTTCTGTTCAACAATCAACAAGGCGGCATCGTTAATTAGAGAATCGATGGGACTCCAAGCCATATCTGATGACAAAATGACAGAAACCATGCAAACCGACATTTCCCGACGAGCATCCTCTCTTTGCATTCTGTAGTTGAGATACGATTTTGACACTTGGCAAACTCAAGTGCAGTTACCAGCAAGACTAGTGTTTCCATACCCTCTGCCCAAACTGCCACTCCTGGTTACTACTTGGATCCATGGCTCGACTAAAATTATCCAAAGCGGGGTTTCACTCTTTAGAAAAGATACCTAGTACTTATATTTGGCTTCACATCTTAGCTCATCAACAATCGCTACAAGTATTGGCGCAAGTCAATTTCAAGCACACATGAGATATTTTTGTCTAAGCTCATCTCACGCAAGTGTTTTGCGCGTTGGTACAACCCCTTTAAAAGTTTGCATGAATCTTATAAAGATACTTTAAAAGGTTATCGTCATATTAGCCTGCAAACGTATGAGTAGATTGATTTGTAGACAAAAGACTATATTATCTCTTTTTTGTTAAAGGGGTACCTTCTAGTAATCACCACCTTTTAATCTGAATCGAAACCTGTAAACTTTTCTAGGGCACGCAATTAAGAAAAAACTTCTTTATTTTCTCGTAGAGCAATCAACGAAAACTGACTGTATCGGATCATACCCCCAACGAACCCCATATCGTTGCCTTGCTACATCAATCCGAAGCAGTGCAGTTTAGCTCAACCTGAGGATCCGGGGCGTAGGAACCCTGCCCAGATCATCCCAATCCGGAGGCGCTCGAGGTTTCCCCGCCACCTAAAAAGGGGAATGGACCGAGGGGAAATGGAGGAGCGATGGCTGGGGGAGGGACGAGGTTTCTCACCTGACCTGACCACGGGCGGGCGGAGGGCGGAGGAGCCGGAGAGCAGTGGTAGTGGTGGTTTGGTACAGGACAACAGATCAAGTGATCAACCGGCTCTGCGGTGCGCGTAGAGGGGGGTAGGGGCCAGCTCTCACCGCACCCAGCAACGCGGTAGGCGAACGAGCACACGACAGGTGCAGCTGTTTGTTGGCGTCCGCATCGGTCAAATCAGCATACAGAATTATTGGTTCCCTCGTCACTCGTCAGCCCAGGTCAGACACGATGTAACTTAAAAAATAAACCAAGTTCATAGAAAAGTTTATCAGAAGTTTTTCTGAGGTCAAACAATCAAAGTTTTACTTTGCGTATGAGGTTTGTCTGAAATCAAACAATCAAAATTTTAATCAAGTTCGTAGAAACGTTTATCAACATTCACAACAAAAGGTGTGAATGTTATATTGTGACATGGCAAAATTTCTACATGTGAGGGCCCCGCTCTCACCTCACCGCACCCAACAGCGCGGTAGGCGAACAGGCACACGACACGTGCTCTAGTTTGTTGCCGTCCGCATCGGTCAAATCAGCGTACAGAGTTATTGGTTCCCTCGTCactctacgatatactccctccgtctgaaaaaaaTTTGTTCTAAATTTGTCCCTTAAATGGATGTATGTATCTGTATATACGTACTTGTGAAAATAAATCGGTTTTTCTTAAACACCGGCCCTACTTTCTTTTTTTACTTCGTACATTAGGTTTGTCTGAGGCAGAACTATtgaaaatttgaccaagtttataaaaaagtTTATCGACATTCTTAATACGAAATTGATACTATTAGATCCATCATAAAATAGTAGGCTAGCCCTGGAAGCGGATTAGGAGCACTCGGGTGCTCCACCCccctatattcaaaaataatttaataattcaaaaaaagccaaaaaaatgttgGATATATTTTTGAACGAAATATGACTAGGTATTGTACTCATATAAAATGTTTGGCCAAGGAATAATTCTCGTTGACTTCAGGACAAAAAACAAATTTATgacgataatatagcatgaatagtACTTGTATCTAGTATTTTTTAAGAAATCTTTAACCCCAAATACAATAAAAGTTATTTCCTATTTAAATCTTTTTATACAAGTGCAATACCTGGTCATGTTTGATTCCATAAAAAATTCCAGgatttttttgactttttgtgaattattaaattatttttgaatatagaAGGGCATAGCACTCGAGAGCTCCTATGCATTCTCGGCTAGCCCTGTGGTTTAATGGCTATAGGATTGAAGAGCTAGCCCTGCCAGTTTTTTTAGCGAAAACCTTCATGGCGGGTTTATTCATTATTAGGCAAAAAAAATCGTTTCATAAGACAGCCACAAGAAAATTAGGAGAATCCTCTTACCACACAAGAGGGCTAAGCTCCGACTTACTAGCTAAAACATGTGTCGCCATATTGCCTTCCCTAGAACAAAACTCGAACGAAACATCACTGAGCTCATGACAAACATGACAAAGGAAGAAGCAATCATAGTACTAGATCGCTGCCGCGGGCCCAAGAGAATGGCCACCATGTTTTATAATCTCAATCACCTCCATGCAATCGGAGTTCACTATAATCATGTTGCACCCCATGGCTAGCCCTGCAAGTTTACAACAGGGTGACCAAACGAACAAGGGATAGGCGGAGTGTCTACGATGCTCTATCCGATGGAGCTTGGGCTCGTGATGTTGGGCCGTCAATGGACGCGGCAGCcgtagagcatcttcagccgcgtcTCCGACAAGGTCCCCTAGGTGATTTTTCAGCCGCCGATGTCAAAAAATCGATCCAGTCGCGTCCCTATGGGCTCAATTTTCGCCGGCTCGAGTCGAAATTGGTGCCGACGGATCCAACCCGACCCCGGCGagctgggggcgctcgggggcgcccGGCGAATCGTTTTTGACGTGAAAGAGCCGCGGGCCCTCTTTGCCAGTGACTTGTCTCGCTTCTCGTCGCTTCGTCGTCCTCATAGCCTCATtttccgcggcgaatcaatgccaaagctgccgcgccggtcagcctccgccACTGATGCCTCATGGGCGGCGCAATGAAGGCAATGACGACGCGCGTCCCCGCGCATGCCATGCGTAACGCGGCGCCAAACGTGTGTgcggcgcctccgcctatataagccgatCCCCAGCGCGCCGGT from Triticum dicoccoides isolate Atlit2015 ecotype Zavitan chromosome 6A, WEW_v2.0, whole genome shotgun sequence encodes:
- the LOC119315690 gene encoding uncharacterized protein LOC119315690, producing MRTPELQVRRLTGVSSWGFGLTGRRQGEPPDRPDEEEDAPGSMRLGAHELPRRREKDGGSGYSSLGVLPPSMASHGVQHDYSELRLHGAAPVVCSFAYRVAGCGESWPLPPSTRTAEPVDHLICCPVPNHHYHCSPAPPPSARPWSGQKFSAPCPFARGCHSLRSTNVGGAIGRSIDIGRFSEYGELYQALAHMFGIEGQLEERQTKGWTCLYQDDEGDFLLLGDGPWEEFVISIKSIQIMSPQEVDQKFLQKLGGGLASRL